A genomic stretch from Bacillus sp. E(2018) includes:
- a CDS encoding chemotaxis protein CheC: protein MDFLRIQPIHLDVLREIGNIGAGHAATALSTMLNKAVDMKVPSVNVISFEEISEMVGGAENVVASVFLRILGDAPGCMFFMLPVEQADQLLEDLLVGQTVNLSNGEESDIALSALQEVGNILSGSYLTSFSDFTGLNLQPSVPATSIDMAGAILSFGLFEISAVSDYAIVIDTAFTDIERQDEVKGHFFLLPDPLSFSKIFLALGVPLDE from the coding sequence ATGGATTTTCTTAGAATTCAGCCTATTCATCTGGATGTATTACGTGAGATTGGTAACATTGGAGCAGGACATGCAGCGACAGCTTTGTCGACGATGTTGAACAAAGCTGTTGATATGAAAGTTCCTTCAGTGAATGTCATCTCTTTTGAAGAAATATCTGAGATGGTCGGCGGAGCAGAGAACGTTGTGGCTTCAGTTTTCTTAAGAATCTTAGGGGATGCTCCCGGATGTATGTTCTTCATGCTTCCTGTTGAGCAAGCGGACCAGCTTTTAGAAGATCTATTAGTCGGTCAAACTGTGAACTTATCGAACGGAGAAGAATCTGATATAGCATTATCTGCCCTTCAGGAAGTAGGAAACATTTTATCGGGTTCCTATCTTACATCGTTCTCTGATTTTACTGGGCTGAATTTACAGCCATCTGTTCCTGCAACAAGCATTGACATGGCAGGAGCAATCTTGAGTTTCGGACTATTTGAAATATCTGCTGTAAGTGATTATGCCATTGTTATCGATACAGCATTTACGGATATAGAAAGACAAGACGAGGTAAAAGGCCACTTTTTTCTGTTGCCTGACCCTCTATCCTTCTCGAAAATTTTTCTTGCATTAGGAGTTCCGTTGGATGAGTGA
- a CDS encoding chemotaxis protein CheW translates to MMNEEKVIIFQLKDEEYAVPVQHVKSIERMQPITRIPRTVSFVKGVINLRGVVTPIIDLRSRFEIEEVSHTDTTRIIIVSVGTIEAGLIVDAANDVIDLDKESIEPPPEVVGGVDAEYIHGVAKIEKRLLILLDLVKVLNPEKLDVQPTKESIH, encoded by the coding sequence ATGATGAATGAAGAAAAAGTGATCATATTTCAATTAAAAGATGAAGAGTATGCAGTTCCTGTTCAGCACGTAAAATCGATCGAAAGAATGCAACCGATCACTAGAATTCCAAGGACGGTTTCGTTTGTAAAAGGAGTCATTAACTTAAGAGGAGTCGTTACTCCTATTATTGATCTGCGTTCTCGATTCGAAATTGAAGAAGTAAGTCATACGGATACGACTCGAATCATCATCGTGTCAGTAGGTACGATCGAAGCGGGACTCATCGTAGATGCAGCGAACGACGTAATCGATCTTGATAAAGAGTCAATCGAGCCCCCTCCTGAAGTAGTGGGCGGTGTAGATGCAGAGTATATTCATGGGGTTGCAAAGATTGAAAAGCGACTGTTGATCCTTCTTGATCTTGTTAAGGTTTTGAATCCAGAAAAACTAGATGTCCAACCAACTAAGGAGAGTATCCATTAA
- a CDS encoding FapA family protein produces MDQWFHIKLKNRETEALLLKKGVEIPSGEVTYSKLLAWIESKGIRHGIRNEVLSLVAENLESFVFPADIANGKLPKDGESARLIPSFSNEKKLDTNENEKLDFKRLFTIPTAEFGQIVARKQNATEGIAGISVFGKVIPARKGKDLIVKNGENTVFKESEQCVYASASGEVTFQNNRVNIYPVYRVDGDVSLKTGHIDFVGNVHITGDVPSGFKIAAKGDVRVEGVVEAADIISDGSVVVGGGVLGQGKGTIRCGGDFTSLYISQGNVYARGNIKVAQTILHSHCESESNITCTSGKGSISGGTCIAGNGISANNIGNETNSKTLLYIKTNDNMDKEIKHHEEKILELEKNLEKLTHLKNVLVQKNTEQQTINRIINTISQSQQEILAHRTEIGEYKNSIHSSISINGMLHPNVEISIGKYKRKIQSSYTAAKVFIEEKEIVVHTL; encoded by the coding sequence ATGGATCAATGGTTTCATATTAAATTGAAAAATCGAGAAACAGAGGCTCTTTTACTAAAAAAAGGAGTTGAAATCCCATCTGGTGAAGTCACATATTCAAAACTGTTAGCTTGGATCGAATCGAAAGGTATCCGACATGGAATTCGCAACGAAGTATTGAGTCTTGTGGCTGAAAATCTAGAGAGTTTTGTATTTCCAGCTGACATTGCAAACGGGAAACTCCCGAAAGATGGAGAGTCTGCAAGACTTATTCCATCTTTCTCAAATGAGAAGAAACTAGATACAAACGAGAATGAGAAGCTGGATTTCAAACGACTTTTTACAATTCCTACAGCTGAGTTCGGACAAATCGTTGCAAGAAAACAAAACGCGACTGAAGGTATAGCAGGAATAAGTGTTTTTGGAAAAGTGATACCTGCAAGAAAAGGTAAAGATCTGATAGTAAAAAATGGTGAGAATACCGTATTTAAGGAAAGTGAGCAATGTGTCTATGCATCAGCAAGTGGAGAGGTAACGTTCCAAAATAATCGTGTTAACATTTATCCTGTATATCGAGTTGATGGTGATGTTTCCTTAAAGACCGGTCATATAGATTTTGTTGGAAATGTACATATAACTGGGGACGTACCCTCAGGATTTAAAATAGCTGCTAAAGGTGATGTTCGGGTTGAAGGTGTCGTGGAAGCAGCTGATATTATTTCTGACGGAAGCGTTGTCGTCGGTGGCGGTGTTTTAGGTCAAGGTAAAGGAACGATTCGTTGTGGTGGAGACTTTACTTCCTTATATATAAGTCAAGGAAATGTATACGCGCGAGGAAACATAAAAGTAGCACAAACGATCCTTCACAGCCATTGTGAGTCGGAATCAAACATTACATGTACAAGTGGCAAAGGCAGTATATCAGGTGGCACCTGTATTGCAGGAAACGGGATTTCAGCGAATAACATAGGAAACGAAACGAATTCCAAAACGTTATTATACATAAAAACTAATGATAACATGGATAAAGAAATCAAACATCATGAAGAAAAAATTCTTGAACTAGAAAAAAATTTAGAAAAACTAACTCATTTGAAGAACGTGTTGGTTCAAAAAAATACAGAGCAACAAACGATTAATCGAATTATAAACACGATTTCTCAATCGCAACAAGAGATTTTAGCTCATCGAACGGAAATCGGAGAATATAAAAACTCTATACATTCTTCTATTAGTATCAACGGCATGCTTCACCCTAATGTTGAGATTTCCATCGGAAAATACAAACGAAAAATTCAATCTTCGTATACGGCTGCAAAAGTATTTATAGAAGAGAAGGAAATAGTTGTTCATACGCTATAA
- a CDS encoding chemotaxis protein CheD has product MSEIIKVGIADINLVSPPNTIRTTGLGSCVGVILFDQVKKIAGMAHIMLPDSSLSKAPTLNEGKYADTAIKSLYDMLIKNGANGKGLKAKIAGGAQMFKFTSGSEMMRIGPRNVDRVKEELSALRIPLLASDVGGSSGRTIEFNPENTLLTIKTVNEGTKVI; this is encoded by the coding sequence ATGAGTGAAATCATAAAGGTGGGAATCGCTGATATTAACCTCGTTTCCCCTCCAAACACAATTAGAACGACAGGTCTTGGTTCATGTGTGGGCGTCATACTTTTTGATCAAGTAAAAAAAATCGCAGGGATGGCCCACATCATGCTTCCGGATTCGTCCCTTTCGAAAGCTCCGACGTTAAATGAAGGGAAATATGCGGATACAGCGATTAAGAGTCTTTACGACATGCTGATAAAGAATGGTGCTAACGGAAAAGGCTTAAAAGCAAAGATAGCCGGGGGCGCACAGATGTTTAAGTTCACCTCAGGAAGTGAAATGATGCGAATCGGCCCAAGAAACGTTGATCGTGTTAAAGAAGAGCTGTCAGCTCTAAGAATTCCATTGTTAGCAAGCGATGTAGGAGGTTCGAGTGGAAGGACGATCGAGTTCAACCCTGAGAACACATTATTAACGATTAAAACAGTGAATGAAGGAACAAAAGTAATCTAG
- the tsf gene encoding translation elongation factor Ts: MAITAQMVKELREKTGAGMMDCKKALTETDGNMEAAIDYLREKGIAKAAKKADRIAAEGLTSVIVDGNKAVILEVNSETDFVAKNENFKNLIAELGNHLLATEPASVEDALASDFNGTSVNDYINAAIAKIGEKLTLRRFEILKKDENAAFGAYLHMGGRIGVLSVLEGTTEEEVAKDVSMHVAAVNPKYISRDEVSEEEVSRERKVLTEQALNEGKPENIVAKMVEGRLGKYFEDICLNDQSFIKDPDQKVGKYVASKGATVKAFIRFEVGEGLEKREDNFAEEVMSQVKK, translated from the coding sequence ATGGCTATTACAGCACAAATGGTTAAAGAATTGCGTGAGAAAACTGGCGCAGGAATGATGGATTGTAAGAAAGCATTAACTGAAACAGATGGTAACATGGAGGCAGCAATTGATTACCTTCGTGAAAAAGGGATCGCGAAAGCTGCTAAGAAAGCTGACCGTATCGCAGCAGAAGGTTTAACTTCTGTAATCGTTGACGGAAACAAAGCAGTGATCCTTGAAGTGAACTCTGAAACAGATTTCGTTGCGAAAAACGAAAACTTCAAAAACTTAATCGCTGAGCTAGGTAACCACTTGTTGGCTACAGAGCCTGCTTCAGTAGAAGATGCATTAGCTTCTGACTTTAACGGAACTTCTGTAAATGACTACATCAACGCAGCAATCGCTAAAATCGGAGAAAAGCTTACACTTCGTCGCTTCGAAATCTTGAAAAAAGACGAGAACGCAGCATTCGGCGCTTACCTTCACATGGGTGGACGCATTGGAGTTCTTTCAGTTCTTGAAGGAACTACAGAAGAAGAAGTTGCGAAAGACGTTTCAATGCACGTTGCAGCTGTTAACCCTAAATACATCTCTCGTGACGAAGTTAGTGAAGAAGAAGTATCACGTGAGCGTAAAGTGTTAACTGAGCAAGCACTTAACGAAGGAAAGCCAGAAAACATCGTGGCTAAAATGGTAGAAGGACGTCTTGGTAAATACTTCGAAGATATTTGCCTAAACGACCAATCATTCATCAAAGATCCAGACCAAAAAGTTGGTAAATATGTAGCTTCCAAAGGTGCTACTGTTAAAGCCTTCATTCGCTTTGAAGTTGGAGAAGGTCTTGAGAAGCGTGAAGACAACTTCGCTGAAGAAGTAATGTCTCAAGTTAAAAAGTAA
- a CDS encoding FliA/WhiG family RNA polymerase sigma factor — protein MTEPSLLEEQSCWEKWNTSRDREAGDELMRAYLPLVNYHVQRISVGLPKSVNKDELRSLGMLGLYDALKKFEPERDLKFDTYASFRIRGAILDGLRREDWLPRSLREKTKKVEAAIERLEQENLRSVSPKEVADELGYSENEVTTVMSESFLANVLSIDEENKETESREKVSYTIEDKKAITPENSLLQEELHGELALVIKELSEKEQLVVSLFYFEELTLTEIGQVLGLSTSRISQIHSKALFRIRQVLQRYM, from the coding sequence ATGACGGAGCCATCTTTATTAGAAGAACAATCTTGCTGGGAAAAGTGGAACACGAGTCGTGATCGAGAAGCAGGTGACGAACTGATGCGTGCATATTTGCCACTTGTCAATTATCACGTACAACGTATATCGGTTGGTTTGCCTAAAAGTGTTAACAAAGATGAACTCCGATCCCTCGGTATGCTAGGGTTATATGATGCTCTAAAAAAGTTTGAGCCTGAAAGAGACCTGAAGTTTGACACTTACGCTTCATTTCGGATTCGTGGTGCTATTTTAGACGGCTTACGAAGAGAAGACTGGCTTCCAAGAAGTTTAAGAGAAAAAACAAAAAAAGTGGAAGCTGCTATTGAAAGGTTAGAACAAGAAAATCTTCGTTCCGTTAGCCCAAAAGAAGTTGCTGATGAACTAGGATACTCAGAAAATGAAGTAACAACTGTTATGTCTGAAAGTTTTCTTGCTAACGTTTTATCGATTGATGAAGAGAACAAAGAAACAGAAAGTCGTGAAAAAGTTAGTTACACGATTGAAGATAAAAAAGCGATCACACCTGAAAATAGCTTGCTGCAAGAAGAACTTCATGGTGAACTTGCTTTAGTAATTAAGGAATTGTCTGAGAAAGAACAGCTTGTAGTGAGTTTGTTCTACTTTGAGGAATTAACATTAACTGAAATCGGACAAGTACTCGGTCTATCTACATCCAGAATATCTCAAATACACTCAAAAGCACTCTTTAGAATCCGACAGGTTCTACAACGATATATGTAA
- the pyrH gene encoding UMP kinase: protein MTTSKYKRVVLKLSGEALAGEQTSGIDPKIVQSIAEQVKEIVELDVEVAVVVGGGNLWRGKTGSEMGMDRASADYMGMLATVMNSLALQDSLENIGVQTRVQTSIEMRQVAEPYIRRKAIRHLEKKRVVIFAAGTGNPYFSTDTTAALRAAEIEAEVILMAKNNVDGVYSADPKLDENAVKYTTLSYLDLLKDGLAVMDTTASSLCMDNDIPLVVFSIMEEGNIKRAVAGEKIGTVIRGRN from the coding sequence ATGACTACTTCAAAATATAAACGAGTCGTCTTGAAATTAAGTGGAGAAGCACTAGCAGGTGAACAAACATCTGGAATCGACCCAAAAATCGTTCAGTCAATTGCAGAACAAGTAAAAGAAATCGTTGAACTCGACGTAGAAGTTGCTGTAGTAGTAGGCGGCGGAAACCTATGGCGTGGTAAGACGGGCAGTGAGATGGGAATGGACCGTGCTTCAGCAGACTATATGGGCATGCTTGCTACTGTAATGAATTCATTAGCCCTTCAAGACAGTCTTGAAAACATCGGGGTTCAAACAAGAGTACAAACATCAATAGAAATGCGTCAGGTTGCAGAACCTTATATCAGAAGAAAAGCCATTCGTCACCTTGAAAAAAAGCGCGTTGTCATTTTTGCAGCAGGAACGGGTAACCCGTACTTCTCAACAGATACGACTGCAGCACTAAGAGCAGCAGAAATCGAAGCAGAAGTCATCTTGATGGCTAAGAATAACGTGGATGGCGTGTATTCAGCAGATCCGAAATTGGATGAGAACGCTGTTAAGTATACGACATTATCGTACCTTGATCTTTTAAAAGATGGACTAGCAGTAATGGATACAACAGCTTCATCACTATGTATGGATAATGATATCCCGTTAGTTGTTTTCTCGATTATGGAAGAAGGAAACATCAAACGAGCAGTTGCCGGAGAAAAAATTGGAACCGTTATAAGGGGGAGAAACTAA
- the rpsB gene encoding 30S ribosomal protein S2, whose amino-acid sequence MAVISMKQLLEAGVHFGHQTRRWNPKMSRYIFTERNGIYIIDLQKTVKKVEECYNVMRNIAADGGKILFVGTKKQAQDSVKEEAERSDMYYINQRWLGGTLTNFGTIRKRINRLKDLEKMQEDGTFEVLPKKEVILLKKEMDRLEKFLGGIKDMNKLPDALFVVDPRKERIAIAEARKLNIPIIAIVDTNCDPDEVDHVIPGNDDAIRAVKLLTGKMADAIIEANQGGEEVAEAAEEETTA is encoded by the coding sequence ATGGCAGTAATTTCAATGAAACAATTGTTAGAAGCTGGTGTACACTTTGGTCATCAGACTCGCCGTTGGAATCCGAAAATGTCTCGTTACATTTTCACAGAAAGAAACGGTATCTACATTATCGATCTTCAAAAGACGGTAAAGAAAGTTGAAGAGTGTTACAATGTTATGCGTAACATCGCAGCTGACGGCGGAAAGATCCTTTTCGTTGGAACTAAGAAACAAGCTCAAGATTCAGTTAAGGAAGAAGCTGAACGTTCTGACATGTACTACATCAACCAACGTTGGTTAGGTGGAACATTAACAAACTTCGGTACAATCCGCAAGCGTATCAACCGCTTGAAAGATCTTGAAAAAATGCAAGAAGATGGTACTTTTGAAGTGCTTCCTAAGAAAGAAGTTATTCTTCTTAAGAAGGAAATGGATCGTCTTGAAAAGTTCCTAGGCGGAATCAAAGACATGAACAAGCTTCCTGACGCATTATTCGTAGTTGACCCTCGTAAAGAGCGCATCGCGATTGCTGAAGCTCGTAAATTAAACATCCCGATCATCGCTATCGTTGATACGAACTGTGATCCGGACGAAGTTGATCACGTTATCCCTGGTAACGATGATGCAATTCGTGCAGTTAAACTTCTTACTGGTAAGATGGCAGATGCTATCATCGAAGCTAACCAAGGCGGAGAAGAAGTAGCAGAAGCAGCTGAAGAAGAAACTACTGCTTAA
- a CDS encoding chemotaxis protein CheA: protein MEMTQYLDIFIEESKEHLQSINQQVLLLEKTPGELSIVNEIFRSAHTLKGMSATMGYEDLANLTHCMENVLDAIRNNKLDVSSSVLDVLFASLDHLEAMVVEISEGGSGKRDVAETVKELEALEKGEIPQPMQAEANNEAGSLQDYDQYEKQIIIQSKEQGFHAYELSISLREDCILKAARVYMVFEVIEQIGEIIKTLPAVDMLETEQFGTHFTLSILTKESAESVKERILKVSEIDAVEVIDIQADQLNISSNSEREENDKSEHQEASPQDKKIEVQQTASAGSSGKTIRVNIERLDQLMNLFEELVIDRGRLEEISKSLKSMELNETVERMSRVSGDLQNIILTMRMVPVEQVFNRFPRMIRGLAKDLGKKVNLEIVGAETELDRTVIDEIGDPLVHLLRNSIDHGIENPVVRSSKGKNETGTIYLRAFHSGNHVFIEIQDDGAGINKQKVLSKAIENGILTKEMSENLTDKQCFELLFASGFSTADVVSDISGRGVGLDVVKNKIESLGGSITVDSTEGSGTIFSIQLPLTLSIMSVMLVEISHEKYAIPLSSIIETAIIRKEEILSAHNQKVIDFRGKVVPLVNMKSIFEVPGSTESGQHVPVVVVRKGDKMAALVVDSFIGQQEIVLKSLGQYLTSVFAISGATILGDGQVALILDCNALIK from the coding sequence TAACCTTACTCATTGTATGGAAAATGTTCTAGATGCGATTCGCAATAACAAATTAGACGTTTCATCTTCTGTTCTAGATGTACTTTTCGCTTCACTTGATCACTTAGAAGCGATGGTGGTTGAAATTTCAGAAGGCGGCAGCGGAAAACGTGATGTTGCTGAAACAGTGAAAGAGCTAGAAGCACTTGAAAAGGGAGAAATTCCGCAACCGATGCAAGCTGAAGCGAATAATGAAGCAGGTTCATTGCAAGATTATGATCAGTATGAAAAGCAGATCATTATTCAATCGAAAGAACAAGGATTTCATGCATATGAGTTATCGATCTCATTAAGAGAAGACTGTATTTTAAAAGCAGCCAGAGTATATATGGTGTTTGAAGTGATCGAACAGATCGGAGAGATCATTAAAACGTTACCAGCAGTAGATATGCTGGAAACAGAACAATTTGGAACACATTTTACTCTTTCCATCCTTACGAAAGAGTCCGCAGAAAGCGTTAAAGAACGTATCTTAAAAGTTTCTGAGATTGATGCAGTAGAAGTGATTGACATTCAGGCAGATCAACTTAACATCTCTTCTAATTCCGAGAGGGAAGAGAATGACAAATCAGAGCATCAAGAAGCATCACCACAAGATAAAAAGATTGAAGTACAGCAAACTGCTAGTGCGGGTAGCAGTGGGAAAACCATTCGAGTCAACATCGAGAGGCTCGATCAGCTCATGAACTTATTTGAAGAACTCGTCATTGACCGTGGTAGGCTTGAAGAGATTTCAAAATCATTAAAAAGTATGGAACTGAATGAAACGGTTGAACGAATGTCTCGTGTGTCAGGAGATCTGCAAAACATTATCCTGACGATGAGAATGGTTCCAGTAGAGCAAGTCTTCAATCGTTTTCCAAGAATGATTAGAGGACTAGCGAAAGATCTTGGTAAAAAAGTTAATCTTGAGATCGTAGGAGCAGAAACTGAACTTGATCGAACCGTAATCGATGAAATCGGTGATCCACTTGTTCATCTACTTAGAAACTCGATTGACCATGGCATCGAAAACCCAGTAGTACGTTCTTCTAAAGGTAAAAATGAAACAGGTACCATCTATTTAAGAGCTTTTCATAGTGGAAATCATGTATTTATTGAGATTCAAGATGATGGAGCGGGTATAAATAAACAAAAAGTATTAAGTAAAGCGATAGAAAATGGAATCCTCACGAAAGAAATGTCTGAAAATTTGACCGATAAACAGTGTTTTGAATTATTGTTCGCTTCAGGTTTTTCTACAGCAGATGTTGTATCTGACATCTCTGGACGTGGAGTAGGATTGGATGTTGTGAAAAACAAAATTGAATCGTTAGGTGGTTCTATCACTGTCGATTCAACGGAAGGTTCAGGAACGATCTTTTCCATACAGCTTCCTCTTACTCTATCAATCATGTCTGTCATGCTCGTTGAAATCAGTCATGAGAAATATGCAATTCCATTATCATCAATCATAGAAACAGCCATTATTAGAAAAGAAGAAATTCTTTCCGCTCATAATCAAAAAGTAATTGATTTTAGAGGTAAAGTAGTACCTCTTGTAAACATGAAATCCATTTTTGAAGTCCCTGGTTCAACTGAATCGGGTCAGCATGTTCCTGTAGTCGTAGTAAGAAAAGGAGATAAGATGGCAGCGTTAGTTGTTGATTCGTTTATCGGACAGCAAGAGATCGTCTTGAAATCACTCGGTCAGTATTTAACATCGGTATTTGCTATCTCTGGTGCAACGATTCTAGGAGATGGACAAGTAGCATTAATTCTCGATTGCAACGCACTCATTAAATAA